The genomic region CTAATCTTATAAAGTTCTTTCTCATTTTACCCGAAATATGAGCTAAAATCATATGTCCATTATCCAATTCTACTCTGAATGTAGCATTTGGTAAAGACTCAACAATATGACCTTCCATTACAATAACATCATCTTTCTTTGCCACGGTCATCACCTCTCGGGCTAATCTAATATTGTTAATACTTCCGGACCATTCTTAGTTACTACAAATGTATTTTCGTAGTGTGCTGATAAAGAATTATCCGCTGTAACTGCTGTCCAGCCATCTTCTAACACTTCTACCTTCCAATCTCCCATGGAAACCATAGGTTCAACAGCAAAAGTCATTCTTTCCCTAATTAGGGGTCCTTTGCCTTTTTGACCATAGTTTGGTATCTGTGGATCTTCATGCAATTTTCTTCCAACACCATGTCCTACATATTCTTTAATAATAGAAAATCCATAAGATTCAACATAAGTTTGTATTGCATTACCAATATCACCAATTCGATTTCCCGGAACTGCTTGCTCAATACCTATCCAAAATGATTTTTCTGTAACTTCAACTAACTTTCTTACTTTTTCATTTGCCTCGCCTATTATGAATGTTCTTGCTGCATCCGCTATATATCCTTCCAAGGTTAATCCCATATCAATTGATACAATATCTCCATTTTTAAATACTTTTTCTCGAAGCGGAAATCCATGTACAATCTCTTCATTTACAGATATACAAGTTGCGTATGGAAATCCACCATATCCTTTGAATGTTGGAATAAATCCTTTTTCTTTCATATAGCTATTTACAAATCTTTCAACTTCATATGCATTTGACCCTTCGACAACCAAGTTTTTTATTTTTTCAAAGAGGATAGCGAGCTGCCTGCCAGCTCGCCTCATCTTATCAACTTCAGATTGTGTTTTTATTAAAATCATACTATCCCTTCCAATATATTAAACACTTCTTTTGTAACTATTTCTACCGTTCCACTACCGTTTACTGTAAAGAAATGATTATATTTTTTATAAAATTCTATTACAGGGTATGTTTTTTCCATATAAACTTTATATCTATCCCTTACTACATCTTCTTTATCATCATCACGTTGAATTAAATCCACACCACAAATATCACATTTATTTTCTACTTTAGGTTTTAAAGTAATTATGTTGTATATTTTTCCACATTTTGGACATATCCTTCGTGAAGTAATCCTTTTTACAACTGTTTCTTCATCTACTTCAAGATAGATTATTCCAGTTATTGGATTATTCATATCTTTTAATATTTTCTCCAACGATTCGGCTTGTGGAAGAGTTCTTGGATAGCCATCCAGAATAAATCCTTTTTCTACATCAGGTTTACTTAATCTATCTTTTATAACGTCTAACATAATTTCATCCGAAACCAGTTGCCCACTATCCAAAATAGATTTTACTCTTTTACCGAGTTCACTACCGGAAGCTACGGCATCTCTTAACATATCTCCAGTCGATATATGAGGAATATCATATTTTTTTGATACCTCTTTTGCTATTGTTCCCTTACCTGCTCCCGGAGGACCAAAAAACAATAAATTAAGTTTTGACATAATTATCTCCTCCCGCGGAGTTTCCCTTTCTTCATGAAACCCTCATATTGTCTTGTAATCATATGAGCTTCAATTTGTTGCATAATATCTAATGAAACACCAACTGCAATAAGTGCTGATGTACCACCAATCCAAATATTAACACCTGAAGTACTTCTTATTACATAAGGAATTAATGAAATTACTACTAAGAATAATGCGCCAATAAATGTAACTCTCATCATAGTCTTTGTTATATAATCTGATGTTGGTTTACCCGGTCTTATACCAGGAATAAAACCACCATACTTTTTAATATTTTCTGAAATATCGTTTGGATCAATAACTACTGAATTATAGAAATAAGCAAAGAAGAATATTAATAATGCATAAATAATTAAATATATTGGTGTTCCATATCCAAACCATCTACTAACCCATTGAGCACCTGTCGTCGTTGCTAACATTGAAGGTAATGTCATTATGGCTGAGGCAAAGATAATTGGTAAAACACCACCGCCATTAACCTTTATAGGTATATATGTAGAAGCTCCACCGTAAATTTTATTTCCTACAACCCTTTTTGCATATTGTACATTAATTCTTCTTTCTGAGGTCTGTAAATAAACTGTACCAACTACTACTGCTATTGCAACAATAATCAATATTATCCATTCGAAAACGCTTAATCTACCAACTAAACCACTTGCTATATATTGTGGGAATCTTGATACAATCCCTGCAAAAATCAATACAGAAATACCATTTCCAATACCTTTTTCTGTTATCATTTCACCTAACCATAATAAGAACATTGTTCCAGCAACTATAGAAGATGTTGATATTAATATGAAAATTAAGTAATTTAAATTAGGAGATCTGTAATTTGCAACTCCTAAAGATAAGAAAAATCCTTGAAGCAAAGCAAGACCTAAAGTAACCTGTCTCGTCAATCTTCCAAATTTTTTTCTGCCCTCTTCCCCTTCTTTTAACATTTCTTTCAAACTTGGTATTACTGATGCTAATAATTGTAGAATAATAGATGCATTAATATAAGGAGTTACACTTAAAACAAATATAGAAAATTGTTTTAAAGAACCTCCAGTAAATACATCAAAGAAACTTATTAATCCCTGCGTTGCTCCTCCTAAACCCGCAATAAAACTTTCCCACCTAGCTAAATCAATTCCAGGAATAGGGATATAGATACCTACTCTAAATGCAATTAAAGCTAACAATGTAAATATAATACGATCCCGGAGTTCCGGGATCTTCCACATATTCTTAAATGCTTCTTTCATTATTGAATCACCTCGACACTTCCGCCGGCTGATTCGATTTTTTCTTGTGCTTTTTTACTAAATGCATGTGCTTTAACTTTTAATGGTTTTGTTAGTTCACCATTTCCTAATACTTTTACACCATCTTTTATTTTCTTAATTATTTTCTTTTCCAATAATTTTTCTGGTGTTACTTCTTCATTAGCTTCAAATCTATTTTCTAATACAGAAATATTTACTTCTGCATAGTCTTTTTTAAATGGTGCATTTGTGAATCCATATTTTGGGATTCTTCTGAATAAAGGTGTTTGACCACCTTCAAAACTTGGTCTTACTTTTCCTTTACCTCTTGATTTTTGACCTTTATGACCTTTTCCACCTGTTTTTCCTAACCCTGAGCTCCAACCTCTTCCGGTTCTCTTAGCAATTTTTCTTGATCCTTCGGCGGGTTTTAAGTCTGATATTTTAAGAGACATATTTGCTACCCCCTCATTCTTCAATTTCTTCAACCTTCACGAGATGTTGTACTTTTGTTATCATACCTCTTATTTCTGGTCTATCTTCTTTTATTACTTCATGATTTGGCTTTCTCAAACCTAAGGCATCTAAGGTGGCGAGTTGTCTATAATTTTTCCCCGCTCTTCCTCTTATAAGTTTTATTTTTAATTTAGCCATTTCTCTTATCCCTCCTTATGGGCACCTTGGAATACCTTTGTAACACTCAAGTCTCTGAGTTCTGCATATTCTTTTGGTGATTTTAATTCTTTTAATCCATTCAAAGTAGCTTTAGATAAGTTAATTGCCGTTGTTGAACCTAAAGCTTTTGAAAGGATATTATGAACTCCTGCTAACTCAACAACAGCACGAACTGCTGCAGAAGCAATAATACCAGTACCTGGTCCTGCTGGTTTTAAAAGAACTTTTGAAGCATCTTGTCTTCCTAATACTTCATGAGGAATGGTTCCATTTTTTACAGGAACTTCTATCATATTTTTCTTTGCATTTTGAATTGCTTTTCTAATTGCTTGTGGAACTTCTCTTGCATTTCCACTTCCTACTCCAACTTTTCCATTTCTATTTCCTACTACAGCTACAACTCTAAATGAAATATTTTTTCCACCTGTTGTAACCTTGGTAACTCTTCTAATTTCTATTATTCTTTCTTCAAATTCTTCAGCAGCTGCTGAAGCCATTAAATTTTTATCTAAGGCCATTTCCTGTCTACACCTCCTTAAAAGTCAAGACCTGCTTCACGTGCAGCATCAGCTAATGCTTTTATTTTTCCATGATATTTGAAGCCGCCTCTATCAAATGATACTTTTGATACTCCTTTTTCTAAAGCTTTTTTGGCAATTAATTTTCCTACTTCTTTAGCAGCTTCAATATCCCATGTTTTTTCTAATTTAAAATCTTTATCTACAGTAGAAGCAGCTGCTATTGTATGACCTTTTGTGTCATCTATAATTTGAACGTATATATGTTTATTGCTCTTGAAAACTGCCATTCTTGGTCTTTCAGGAGTTCCAAAAACTTTTCTTCTAACCCTTAAATGTCTTTTTCTTCTTAATTTTTTCTTTTGGATGGGTTTAATCATCTGGTCAGCCTCCCTTAAACTTTCTTACCTTGTTTTCTGATAATTACCTCACCAACATATTTAATACCTTTTCCTGAGTAAACATTTGGTTTTCTAAATCTTTTAATTTTTGCAGCAACTTCACCAACTAAATATTTATCTATTCCTTTTACAATAACTTTGTTTGGTGCTGGTACTTCAATTGTTATTCCTTCAGGTGGAAGGTATTCAATTGGGTGAGAATATCCTAATTGTAATACTAATTTAGAACCCTGCATTGCTGCTCTATAACCAATACCTAAAATTTCTAATTCTTTTGAAAATCCTTCTGTTACACCTTTGATCATATTTTTTATCAATGATGCATAAGTTCCTTGAAACATATTTATTCTTTTTGCATCACTTTTTCTTTTCATTGAAGTTTCATTTCCTTCAACTTTTATTTTATTATCTTCAATTACAAATTTAACGTAAGGTAAATATTCTTGAGTCAATTCACCCTTTGGACCTTTAACTTTAATTAAATTATCGTTAATTGTCACTTCTACTCCATTTGGTATATCTATTGGATTTTTTGATATACGTGACATTTATTCAGCACCTCCTACCAAACGTAACAAATTAATTCTCCACCGACTCCAAGTTCTCTTGCTTCTTTGTCGGTAAGAACACCTTTTGAAGTTGAAATTATTGATATACCCATTCCACCTTTTACTACTGGAATTTTATCTTTTGAAACATATATTCTTCTACCAGGTTTTGAAACTCTAATAATACTATGTATAACGTGTTTTCTATTCTTTCTATCACCTTTATATTTCAATTGAATTTTTAATATTCCTTGTTTTCCATCTTCAATAAATTTGTAATCTGTAATATAACCTTCTCTTTTTAATATTTCAGCTATATTTCTTTTTAAATTTGATGCTGGAATTTCTACACTTTCTTTCATAACAAGATTTGCATTTCTTATTCTTGTAAGCATATCTGCTACGGGATCACTCCACATTAAGATTCCCTCCTTACCAACTTGCCTTTTTAACGCCTGGTAATTTTCCTTCCAAGGCTAATTTCCTGAAACATACTCTACATAAACCGAATTCTCTATATACAGCTCTAGGTCTTCCACAAACTATACATCTTGAATATTCTCTTGTTTTGTATTTCTTTGGTTTTTTCCATCTAGCAACCATTGATTTTTTTGCCATTATTTACCTCCTCCTTAATCTCTCTTGAAAGGGAAGCCCATTAATTGAAGGAGTTTTCTTGCTTCCTCATCTGTTTTTGCAGTAGTAACAATAGTAATATCCATACCCTGTACCCTTTTTACTTGATCAGGTTTTAATTCTGGAAATACTAACTGTTCTGTTAAACCAAATGTATAATTTCCTCTTCCATCAAAACTATTAGGATTCATACCTCTAAAATCTCTTAATTTTGGAAAGATTATGTTTATTAATTTAAACAAGAAATTGTACATTTTTACGTTTCTCAATGTAACTTTTGCACCAATAGGCATTCCTTCTCTTAATTTAAAGTTAGCAACACTTTTCTTTGCTCTTGTAACTACAGCTTTTTGACCTGTAATCAATGATAATTCTTGAGCATGTTTTTCAACAACATCTGCATTCCTAGCGCCCTCGCCAATTCCCATATTTACAACTATTTTAACGATTTTTGGAACTTCATGAATGTTTTTATATCCAAATTCTTTCATGAGGGCTGGAACTACTTCTTTTTCATATTCTTCTTTTAATGGAATGTATTCATATCTCATAATCTATTCCTCCCTCATTAAACCTTGTCTATAATTTCGTTACATTTTCTACAAATTCTTACCTTTCTACCTTCTTCTAAGAATCTGTATCCAACCCTTGTTGGTTTGCCACAGCTTGGACAAACAACCATAACTTTACTTGCATGAATAGGTGAAGGTTGTTCAATAATTCCACCTTCTCTTAATTGTTGAGTTGGTCTTTGATGCTTTTTTACTATATTTACGTTTTCAACAATAACTTTATTTAATTTAGGAATTACTCTTAATACTTTACCTTCTTTACCTTTATCTTTTCCTGAAATAACTCTAACTAAATCTCCCTTTTTTACTTTCATGCTCTCACCTCACCATACTTCTTGTGCAAGAGATGCTATTTTTGTATAACCGGCTTCTCTTACTTCTCTAGCAATTGGTCCGAACACACGTGTACCAACAGGCATATTATTTTTGTCAATTAATACTGCAGCATTTTCATCAAATCTTATGTGAGAACCATCTTTTCTTTTGATTTCTTTTTTTGTTCTAACAACAACAGCTTTTACTACCTGTCCTTTTTTTATGTCTGTGTGTGGAATCGCTTCTCTAACAGAACAAACTACTACATCTCCAACTGTACCTACTGATTTGTGAAATCCACCTAAAACTCTTATTACTCTTAAAACTTTTGCTCCTGAGTTATCTGCTGCTCTTAAGTAACTTTCGGCTTGAATCATTATGCGTCACCCCCAACTTCTTCCACTGTTTCGGGTGTTTCATTATTTTTTTCCGCAAAAATATTCTTTTCAACTATTCTAATGACTTTCCATGTTTTTGTTTTTGAGTATGGTTTTGTTTCTTCGATTTCTACAATATCCCCTACGCCACATTCATTATTTTCATCATGAGCATGGAATTTTTTTGATTTTTTAACAAATTTCTTATATATAGGATGTTTTATTTTTCTTTCAACTTTGACAACAACAGTTTTATCCATTTTGTCGCTAACAACTTCGCCTATTAACGTTTTTTTAGGCATTACTCATTACCTCCTTATACCCAATTCCCTTTGTCTGAGAATTGTTTTTATTCTTGCTATGTCTCTTCTTACCATCTTTATGGAAGCAGTGTTTTTTATTTGACCTAATTCATGTTGAAATCTCATTTCAAATAATTTTTTCTTCGATTCTTCTAATTTTGCTTTTAATTCATCATCTGTTAAGTTAATTAATTCTGCTACTTGTTTTTTCATTTTGCTTCCCCCCTTATATGGTACCTGGGTACGATTTTTGTTTTAATAGGTAATTTGGTTGCTGCGTATTCTAGTGCTTCTTTTGCTAATTCTTCGGAAGTTCCAGCAATTTCAAATAAAACTTTTCCAGGTTTTACTACTGCTGTCCATCCTTCTACATCACCTTTACCTTTACCCATTCTTGTTCCGATTCCTTTTGAAGTTATTGGTTTGTCAGGGAATATTTTTATCCAAATTTTTCCATTTCTTTTTAATGTTCTAACCATTGCTAATCTACATGCTTCAATTTGTTGTGAAGTTATTAAAGCTGGTTCTAATGCTTTTAAACCCCATTCGCCAAAGTCAACTAATGTTCCACCTTTGGCATTACCTTTCATTTTACCTCTTTGGATCTTTCTATATTTATATCTTTTTGGCATTAACATTTACATCACGCCCTCCTTTAGTTCATAACTGAGTGTCGCCTTTATAAACCCATACTTTTATTCCAATTGTTCCAGACAATGTTTGTGCTTCAGCTGTTCCATAATCGATGTCTGATCTTAAGGTTTGTAAAGGTAATCTTCCTTCCATATACCATTCAGTTCTAGCAATTTCAGCACCGTTAAGTCTTCCTGAAACCATAATTTTAATTCCTTTTGCACCCTTCTTCAAAGCAGCTGATATAGCCCTTTTCATAGCTCTTTTATAAGAAGCTCTTTTTAATATTTGTGCTGAAATATTTTCAGCAATTAACAATGCATTTACTTGAGGGTTTCTAATTTCATCAATATTGATTCTTACGTTTCTATCGTTAACCATCTTTTCAATTTCTTTCTTTAATCCTTGAATCTCTACACCTTTTCTTCCAATAATTATTCCAACTCTTACTGCTTTTATTGTAATATTTATTTGTGTTGAGGATGGTCTTTCAATTAATATATCTCCAATTCCTGCTTCATAATATTTATTTTTTATATAATCTCTGATTTTTAAATCTTCTTTTAAAAATTCTGCATAATTATCTTCACTAAACCAATTAGCTTTCCATGGTTTTGATATTCCTAACCTAAATCCATATGGATGTACTTTTTGACCCACGGACATTCCACCTCACTTCTGAGATTTTAACTCTTTTTCTTTTTCTCTGTCTCTAACTACAACAGTAATATGTGCCAACCTTTTTTGTAAAATATCTGCTCTTCCTCTTCCTCTTGGCCATAATCTTTTCATTCTTGGACCATCATTTACATATACTTCAGCAACATATAAATCATCAGCATTTAAACCAAAGTTATTTTCAGCATTTGCAATTGCAGATACTAATATTTTATATGTTAATCTTGCAGCTTTTTTAGGACTAAACATTAATATCTGTAAAGCTTCATCTACATTTTTTCCTCTAATTGCATTAACAACTGATCTTGCTTTTTTAGGGGAAATTCTTAAGTATTTTGCTGTAGCTCTTGCTTCAATCTTTGGCTGTGCTGCTTCAGCTTCTTTTCTTATTTTATGAAAAACTGATCTTTTCAATCTTTTACCATCTTGAACTCTTGATACAGCCATAGTTACGTCCCTCCTCATTTCACCTTACCTTTTTTAGCCTTCTTGTCAGCATGACCACCAAATCTTCTTGTTGGTGCAAACTCACCTAATCTATGTCCAATCATGTGTTCTGTTATATAAACAGGTATATGTTTCATACCGTTATGTACAGCAATTGTATGTCCAATCATTTCAGGTAAAATCATAGAAGCTCTGCTCCAGGTTTTTATTACCTTTTTTTCGCCTTTTTCATTCAATTCTCTTACCTTTTTCAACAGACTTGGGTGTACATAAGGCCCTTTCTTTAATGATCTACTCACTAACAGCACCCCCTAGGTTACTTTTTTCTTCTTCTTACTATAAATTTATCTGATTTTCTCTTACCACGTCTTGTTTTAAATCCTTTTGCAGGTGTTCCCCATGGACTTCTTGGAATATGACCTTTACTTGCACCTTCACCACCGCCCATTGGGTGATCAACTGGGTTCATAGCCATACCTCTTACATGAGGCTTTTTCCCTAACCATCTTGTTCTACCTGCTTTACCAAATACTTCATTTATATGATCTTCATTTCCAACCATTCCTATTGTAGCCATACATTTTACGTGAACTCTTCTTAATTCGCTTGATGGCATTCTTAATAATGCATAATTCCCTTCTTTTGCCATTAATTGTGCATATGTTCCAGCTGATCTGGCTATTTTTGCACCTTTTCCAGGTTCAAACTCTATATTATGAACAATTGTACCTACTGGAATATTTTCTAATGGCAATGCATTTCCAGGTTTTATTTCTGCATTTGGTCCTGATGTTAATTCTTCTCCAACTTTTATTCCTTTTGGAGCTAAAATATATCTTTTTTCACCATCTGCATATACTAATAAAGCAATTCTTGCACTTCTGTTTGGATCATATTCAATAGATACAACTTTTGCTGGAATTCCAAATTTTTCCCTTTTGAAATCTATAACCCTGTATCTTCTTTTATGTCCACCACCTCTATGTCTCATTGTTACTCTACCATATGAGTTTCTACCACCTGATTTTTTGAGAGGTTGTATTAAAGATTTTTCCGGGGCGGACTTTGTAATTTCTGAAAAATCAGTGATTATCATAAATCTCCTTGAAGGAGTTGTTGGTTTAAATTTTTTGAGACCCATTCTTACTCACCTCTCCTTATAAATTACCTTGAAGCTCTTTTATAACGTATCCTTCAGCTAATTTAACTATTGCTTTTTTCCATGCTCTTGTTTTTCCTTCAAATCTTCCTAATCTTTTTGGTTTTGGTTTTACATTCATTACATAAACCTTTTCCACTTTTACATTAAATATATCCTCAACAGCTTTTTTTATTTCTGGCTTTGTTGCATCTTTTGCTACTTCAAAAGTGTATTTATTCTCACTCATTAACATGTATGTTTTTTCTGTGAGGACCGGCCTTATTATTATGTCATAATTAAATTGTTTTCTATCCATTAGCCGAGCACCTCCTCAATCTTTGCTACAGTATCTTTTGTAAGAATTACCTTTTCGTTGTTTACTATATCGAATACATTTAATCCGTCGACATTAACTTTCTTTCCATCTTTTCCTTGATTTGGATTATCTGCAATAATAACCTTAACTCCCGGAATATTTCTTGCTGATAATTTAACATTGATATATTCTTCTTTTTTCCATGGTAATACAATTAAAGTTTTTGTATTTTCGAATCCAAAATTCTTTAAAATTTCTTTCATCGATTTTGTTCTTGGTTTTTCAAAAGTTAAATCATCTATTACCAATAAGTTATTTTCTTTTACTCTTACACTTAACGCGGATCTTAATGCTAATCTTTTCATTTTTTTAGTTAATTTCTTTGACCAATCTCTTGGTTTTGGTCCAAATGTAACTCCACCATGTCTCCATAATGGTGATCTTGTTGAACCTGCTCTTGCTCTACCTGTGTGTTTTTGAGACCATGGTTTTCTTCCTCCGCCTCTTACTTCAGCTCTTGTCTTTGTTGAAGCAGTTCCTCTTCTTCTGTTTGTTAATTGCATATCAACGTATCTGTATAAAAGATCCATATTTGGTTCGATTGAAAAAATAGAGTCTTTAACTTCTATTGTTCCAATCTTTTCACCTTTAACTGAATAAAGGTCTAATTGAGCCATTTCCTTTTACCTCCTCGTTCTTCATTTTCGGGGCTTACTTTTTTATTGCTTCTCTGATTATTAATAATCCACCCCTCGCACCTGGAACTCCACCTTTAACTGCTATAAGGTTATTTTCTTTATCTATTTTTACAACTTCTGAGTTTAATACTGTTACTTTTTCATTTCCATATTGCCCGAACATTTTTTTACCTTTAAATACTTTTGCTGGTTCTGTATGGTTACCAGTTGAACCTAATGCTCTGTGGAATTTTGAACCGTGTGTTTTTCTACCTCCGCCAAAATTCCATCTTTTCATTGCACCTGTGTAACCTCTACCTTTTGACCAACCTGTTACATCAATTTTTTCTCCTTCTTCAAAAACTGTTACATCAATAACTTGTCCAATCTCATAAGCATCTACATCTTCGACTTTGAATTCTTTTAAAACTCTCATTGGTTTTACTCCAGCTTTCTTAAAAATTCCAAGTTTTGGTTTATTTACTTTATGTTCTTTTAATTCTTCAAAACCAACTTGAATAGCTGTGTAACCATCTTTTTCTTCTGTTTTCTTTTGTACTACAACACATGGTCCAGCTTTAATAACTGTGACCGGGATGGCTTTCCCATCTTTATAAACTCTTGTCATACCTACTTTTCTTCCTAAAATACCCTTCATGCTAATTCACCTCCAGAGCCCGATCAAAAATTAAGCTTTCATATCTACTGATACACCTGATGGTAATTGTATCTTTAATAGTTGTGTAACTGTTTCTTGAGTTGCATCGTAAATATAAATAACTCTTTTATGTACTCTTTTTTCAAATTGTTCTCTTGAATAATTGTATTTATGTGGTGATCTGATTACTGTATAAATTGTTTTTTCTGTTGGTAATGGAATAGGTCCAGAAACCTTTGCATTACTTTGTTTTACTGCATCAATAATCTTTTGAGCAGATTCATCTAACAATCTATGATCATAAGATTT from Marinitoga aeolica harbors:
- the rpsJ gene encoding 30S ribosomal protein S10 — its product is MAKKLIKIRLKSYDHRLLDESAQKIIDAVKQSNAKVSGPIPLPTEKTIYTVIRSPHKYNYSREQFEKRVHKRVIYIYDATQETVTQLLKIQLPSGVSVDMKA
- the rplV gene encoding 50S ribosomal protein L22, producing MAVSRVQDGKRLKRSVFHKIRKEAEAAQPKIEARATAKYLRISPKKARSVVNAIRGKNVDEALQILMFSPKKAARLTYKILVSAIANAENNFGLNADDLYVAEVYVNDGPRMKRLWPRGRGRADILQKRLAHITVVVRDREKEKELKSQK
- the rplW gene encoding 50S ribosomal protein L23 codes for the protein MDRKQFNYDIIIRPVLTEKTYMLMSENKYTFEVAKDATKPEIKKAVEDIFNVKVEKVYVMNVKPKPKRLGRFEGKTRAWKKAIVKLAEGYVIKELQGNL
- the rplB gene encoding 50S ribosomal protein L2, producing the protein MGLKKFKPTTPSRRFMIITDFSEITKSAPEKSLIQPLKKSGGRNSYGRVTMRHRGGGHKRRYRVIDFKREKFGIPAKVVSIEYDPNRSARIALLVYADGEKRYILAPKGIKVGEELTSGPNAEIKPGNALPLENIPVGTIVHNIEFEPGKGAKIARSAGTYAQLMAKEGNYALLRMPSSELRRVHVKCMATIGMVGNEDHINEVFGKAGRTRWLGKKPHVRGMAMNPVDHPMGGGEGASKGHIPRSPWGTPAKGFKTRRGKRKSDKFIVRRRKK
- the rpsS gene encoding 30S ribosomal protein S19 encodes the protein MSRSLKKGPYVHPSLLKKVRELNEKGEKKVIKTWSRASMILPEMIGHTIAVHNGMKHIPVYITEHMIGHRLGEFAPTRRFGGHADKKAKKGKVK
- the rplC gene encoding 50S ribosomal protein L3: MKGILGRKVGMTRVYKDGKAIPVTVIKAGPCVVVQKKTEEKDGYTAIQVGFEELKEHKVNKPKLGIFKKAGVKPMRVLKEFKVEDVDAYEIGQVIDVTVFEEGEKIDVTGWSKGRGYTGAMKRWNFGGGRKTHGSKFHRALGSTGNHTEPAKVFKGKKMFGQYGNEKVTVLNSEVVKIDKENNLIAVKGGVPGARGGLLIIREAIKK
- the rplD gene encoding 50S ribosomal protein L4: MAQLDLYSVKGEKIGTIEVKDSIFSIEPNMDLLYRYVDMQLTNRRRGTASTKTRAEVRGGGRKPWSQKHTGRARAGSTRSPLWRHGGVTFGPKPRDWSKKLTKKMKRLALRSALSVRVKENNLLVIDDLTFEKPRTKSMKEILKNFGFENTKTLIVLPWKKEEYINVKLSARNIPGVKVIIADNPNQGKDGKKVNVDGLNVFDIVNNEKVILTKDTVAKIEEVLG